TGCTGATCGTCAGCAGCCTCGTGCGGGGGTTGACTTTGGCCCGGGTGCCCTTCGAGGGGCAGAAGATTGTGTTGGGGCTGGTGTTGCTGCTGGCCGCAGTGGTCTACCAGCTCATCCAGTGGCGGGCGGGGCAAGTGCGGCCCGTGGCCGGCAGGTCCCGGGAAGACGGGCGCGAAATGCCGCCCGCGCAAGGAGAGTGACAGCCATGAGACGAGGAAGCCTGTTGCTAGCGCTGGCCGGTGTGGTCATTGTCGCGATGTCGGGATGCACCAAGACCGGGCCGCAGGAAGCGGGGCCACCCGCTCCCGCCGTGGCGCCCGCCGCCCCCGGTCCGGGAGCGGCGACACCGGGCAAGATCACCGTGCTCATGGTGCCGAAGCTCAAGGGGATTGACTACTTCAACGCTTGCGAGAAGGGCGCGCGGGAAGCGGCGCAGGCGCTGGGGAATGTCGAGCTGATCTTCGACGGCCCCACCGAGGACAAGGCGGACGCCCAGAACCAGCTCATTGACGGGTACATCGCCCAGAACGTGAACGTCATCGCGATCTCGCCGAATGACCCCGACTCCATCGCCGGCGTGCTGAAGAAGGCGCGCGCGAAGGGCATCCATGTCCTCACCTGGGATGCCGACGCGAACCCCGAGAAGTCCGGGCGGGAGTTCTTCGTCAACCAGGCCTCCTCGGAGGCGGTCGGCGCGGCCCTGGTGGATGAGATGGCGGCCCAGAAGGGCAAGACGGCCAAGGTGGCGATCGTCACCAGCTCGCTGACGGCCGCCAACCAGAATGCGTGGATCAAGGCCATGAAGGCCCGCATGGCCAGCCAGTACCCGCAGATGAAGCTGGTGTGCGACCCCAAGCCGAGCGAGGAGAACCAGCAGCTGGCCTTCCAGGTGACGCAGGACCTGCTGAAGACCTACCGCGACCTGGACGGGGTCTTCGCCATCTCGTCGGTGGCCTTCCCCGGGGCTGCTGATGCCGTGCAGCAGGCCAAGCAGGGCGGCAAAGTGGCGGTGGTGGGGCTGGCCACGCCCAAGCCCATGCGGCAGTGGGTGGAGGCCGGGACCGTGAAGACGGTCATCCTGTGGAACCCGGTGGACCTGGGGTATGCCACCATCCAGGCGGCGCAGGCACTGGCGGAGGGCAAGCTGGCCGCCGGGGCCAAGGCGCTGGAGTCGGGGCGGCTGGGGAGCCTGACGGTGAGTGGCGATCAGGTGCTGCTGGGCCCGCCGATGGAGTTCACGAAGGACAACATCGCCCAGTTCGACTTCTGAGCCGGGACGACGAGAGCGCGATCGGCCTGTATCCGAGCCGCCGCCCCCCCGGGGGAGGGCTGGCGGCCTGACCACCGGGAGGGGTCATTCATGTTGCGACTGAAGTTGATGGGATGTGCTGTGGCCGTGTGCTTGCTGCTGGCGGGCGTCGTGCCCGTGTGGGCCGCCGAGACGCCCGCGCTGCCGTTCGTCGTCACGGCCTGCGTGCGCACGGCGGCCGCGCCGACGATAGACGGCAAGCTGGACGAACCATGCTGGCAGGCGACGCGCGCGATGAAGCCGTTCGTGAAGCTGACGCTGGGGACGCCGGCCGAGACGCAGTCGGTCGCGTATATGGTGTACGACGCCGAGAAGCTCTACCTGGGCGTGCACTGCGATGAGCCGCAGATGGCCAAGATCCGGGCCACGGTAACCGAACGCGACGGCCCGACCTTCGGGGATGACTGC
Above is a window of bacterium DNA encoding:
- a CDS encoding substrate-binding domain-containing protein encodes the protein MRRGSLLLALAGVVIVAMSGCTKTGPQEAGPPAPAVAPAAPGPGAATPGKITVLMVPKLKGIDYFNACEKGAREAAQALGNVELIFDGPTEDKADAQNQLIDGYIAQNVNVIAISPNDPDSIAGVLKKARAKGIHVLTWDADANPEKSGREFFVNQASSEAVGAALVDEMAAQKGKTAKVAIVTSSLTAANQNAWIKAMKARMASQYPQMKLVCDPKPSEENQQLAFQVTQDLLKTYRDLDGVFAISSVAFPGAADAVQQAKQGGKVAVVGLATPKPMRQWVEAGTVKTVILWNPVDLGYATIQAAQALAEGKLAAGAKALESGRLGSLTVSGDQVLLGPPMEFTKDNIAQFDF